In the Hordeum vulgare subsp. vulgare chromosome 7H, MorexV3_pseudomolecules_assembly, whole genome shotgun sequence genome, one interval contains:
- the LOC123406987 gene encoding nuclear transport factor 2 yields the protein MASAAAATQVGTYFLRNYYNLLQQNPDVVHQFYSEASTMVRVDDLNGTNTTANSMMDIHSLIMSLNFTQIEIKTANFANSWGDGVLVMVSGLVQTKEYSNQRKFIQMFFLAPQEKGYFVLNDYFHFVDQEQVQPAQVRAQEAFETNLASNTVQTSAEYIHEESQTMQAVPVTSEENDAVDSYTYSEPPQQVVSQSDNWGDESLQEEPLSSYSNGMAMALEEPAQPPPVQPHIEEPVGEPVKKTYASILRTAKAPPLFHVAQSVPVNKPLSTTEANLATQVTSSMAADKPKSDFYAEGHDEEESKSVYVGNVPQNVTEADLENEFKKFGQLIPDGVAIRSRKETGGYYAFVEFEELSGVHNALRASPLEINGRQIYVEERKPNSGIRGGRRGGGRGRFGGGGRGYARGDEYNGSRGKSNGYQRVPHHERGILGARN from the exons AtggcttcggcggcggcggcgactcaA GTGGGCACTTACTTCCTCCGCAACTACTACAATCTGCTGCAGCAGAACCCCGATGTCGTCCACCAGTTCTACAGCGAAGCAAGCACCATGGTCCGCGTCGACGACCTCAACGGGACTAACACCACTGCTAACTCCATGATG GATATACACTCCCTTATCATGTCCCTCAATTTCACCCAAATCGAGATAAAAACTGCCAACTTTGCCAACTCATGGGGAGATGGGGTGCTAGTGATGGTCTCTGGTCTTGTACAGACGAAAGAGTACAGCAACCAAAGGAAATTTATCCAGATGTTTTTCCTTGCGCCTCAGGAGAAAGGTTACTTTGTGCTCAATGATTATTTCCACTTTGTTGACCAAGAACAAGTGCAACCTGCACAGGTGAGAGCTCAGGAGGCATTTGAGACCAACCTGGCATCCAACACAGTCCAAACCA GTGCAGAGTACATTCACGAAGAAAGTCAAACAATGCAAGCTGTTCCAGTAACATCTGAAGAAAATGATGCTGTTGACAGTTACACTTACTCTGAGCCACCACAGCAAGTGGTTTCTCAGTCGGACAACTGGGGAGATGAATCTCTTCAAGAGGAACCACTGTCTTCCTACTCGAATGGAATGGCGATGGCGCTAGAGGAGCCAGCGCAACCTCCACCTGTGCAGCCTCATATTGAGGAACCTGTTGGGGAGCCTGTAAAGAAGACCTATGCTTCTATT CTAAGAACTGCAAAAGCCCCACCTCTGTTCCATGTGGCTCAATCAGTGCCTGTGAATAAACCTCTCTCTACAACAGAAGCAAACCTGGCAACTCAGGTCACTTCATCGATGGCAGCAGATAAGCCAAAATCTGATTTCTACGCAGAAGGCCATGATGAAGAAG AGAGCAAATCTGTTTATGTTGGGAATGTGCCGCAAAATGTAACTGAGGCTGATCTTGAGAATGAGTTCAAGAAGTTTGGCCAGCTCATCCCTGATGGTGTTGCTATCAGAAGCCGAAAG GAGACTGGTGGCTACTATGCTTTTGTGGAATTCGAGGAACTGAGTGGTGTACACAATGCATTGAGG GCTTCACCACTTGAAATAAATGGGCGGCAGATATATGTTGAGGAGCGGAAGCCTAATAGTGGAATAAGGGGAGGAA gaagggggggaggcagaggtCGCTTTGGTGGCGGTGGCAGAGGGTATGCCAGAGGTGACGAGTACAACGGTAGCCGTGGGAAGTCGAACGGTTACCAGCGTGTCCCTCACCACGAGAGGGGCATTTTGGGGGCAAGGAACTGA